The Lacipirellula parvula genome window below encodes:
- a CDS encoding DUF3341 domain-containing protein, translating to MSDHHGAPETPALYGVLGEFADADHLLAAAHKVREAGYVRTDAYAPMPVHGLAEALGAKRTKLPFLVLLGGIFGGLAGFGLCYYCSVIAYPMNIGGRPVNTWPAFIPVTFETTILGAAITAVLGMLALNGLPMPYHPLFNIPEFSQASQSRFFICIESKDKKFDEVAASDFLRSIGATHVTTVDN from the coding sequence ATGAGTGATCACCACGGCGCTCCTGAAACGCCCGCCCTGTACGGCGTCCTCGGCGAGTTCGCCGACGCCGACCACCTGCTCGCAGCGGCCCACAAGGTTCGCGAAGCGGGCTACGTGCGGACCGACGCCTACGCCCCGATGCCGGTCCACGGTCTGGCCGAAGCGCTCGGCGCCAAGCGGACGAAGCTGCCGTTCCTAGTGCTGCTGGGCGGCATCTTCGGCGGGTTGGCCGGATTCGGGCTCTGCTACTATTGCTCGGTCATCGCCTACCCGATGAACATCGGCGGCCGCCCGGTGAACACCTGGCCGGCGTTCATTCCGGTGACGTTTGAAACGACGATTCTTGGCGCTGCGATCACGGCGGTGCTCGGCATGTTGGCGCTCAATGGGCTGCCGATGCCATATCACCCGCTGTTCAACATTCCTGAGTTCAGTCAGGCGTCGCAGAGCCGTTTTTTCATTTGCATTGAGTCGAAAGACAAGAAGTTCGACGAAGTCGCCGCGAGCGATTTCCTCCGCAGCATCGGCGCCACGCACGTGACGACGGTCGACAACTAA
- a CDS encoding TAT-variant-translocated molybdopterin oxidoreductase, with protein MPKFWRSFEELAGDPAFEERLVREFPRLASVWEQSPTDRRRFLQLMGASVALAGATGCNRGPSEQIMPYVRQPDRITPGLPNYFATAMPNSDGAIGLVATSNMGRPTKLEGNKLHSASLGATDAFAQASLLTMYDPDRSQTVKHLGIIATWGEFVGAIRGALPTGGNGSGLRILSPPVTSPTLARQREALLAALPQARWHQFDPVSNDSARQAAKLAFGADLAPIYDFTNADVVVAIDSDFLSRGGASVRYSYDFMSRRGVESEKQYPGVEPNRLYAIESTYTPTGAAADNRLPLSPSQSEQFLRALARKLEIAGAAPADLPNGVDAKWLDAVASDLQSKRGRSIVIAGDHLPASAHVLAYAINAELGNVGPTLSYIESIAAAGEDSVASMRELTDALNGDKVQALIVLEGNPVYDAPVDLNFAQAIRKTPLAVHLSLFEDETSELCHWHIPAAHYLESWSDARGYDGTAAIVQPMIAPLYNGKTAHEVIAAIADPTIESSYNLVRATWQAALGGGFEEGWHKALADGVIADTKFETKTATVQGDAVASLPAIPAAAGDSTFELVLLPDPTIGDGRYANNGWLQEAPKPLSKLTWDNAVLIGKTDADKLNLKTGDVVRIESGGEKVKAPVCIMPGHGSGSITCHFGYGRTLAGKIGSKIGFNAYKFRTSHGGYIARDAKLVKTGEKMELAITQTHHEIDGRNIVHSTTVEEFKADPQGILPDAVRGPFASLLPLWEDYDKENFAWGMAIDLTKCSGCNTCVMACQAENNIPIVGKEQVLNNREMAWIRMDLYYSGDPENPEAIHQPMLCQHCEKAPCEVVCPVAATTHSDEGLNEMTYNRCVGTRYCSNNCPYKVRRFNFFQYSDTTTPVLQLMRNPEVTVRNRGVMEKCTYCVQRINHARIDAKKEGVASGEKPSLVDGSLQTACQQACPSQAIVFGNINDPESRVAKLKQDARNYGALSELGVRPRTTYLVRLRNPHPALA; from the coding sequence ATGCCGAAGTTCTGGCGGAGCTTCGAGGAGTTAGCCGGAGATCCCGCCTTCGAGGAACGCCTCGTGCGCGAGTTTCCGCGCCTGGCCTCGGTGTGGGAGCAATCGCCGACAGATCGCCGCCGCTTTCTGCAGTTGATGGGCGCCTCGGTCGCGCTGGCTGGCGCCACGGGGTGCAACCGCGGTCCTTCCGAACAAATCATGCCGTACGTGCGGCAGCCCGATCGGATTACCCCGGGCCTGCCGAACTACTTCGCCACGGCGATGCCCAACAGCGACGGCGCCATCGGCCTCGTCGCCACGAGCAACATGGGTCGGCCGACGAAGCTGGAGGGCAACAAGCTTCATAGCGCCAGCCTCGGGGCGACCGACGCGTTCGCTCAAGCGTCGCTGTTGACGATGTACGATCCCGACCGTTCGCAAACGGTCAAGCATCTCGGCATCATCGCCACCTGGGGCGAGTTCGTTGGCGCCATTCGCGGCGCGCTGCCGACCGGCGGCAACGGGTCGGGGTTGCGAATTCTCAGCCCGCCGGTGACTTCGCCGACGCTCGCTCGCCAACGCGAAGCGCTGCTCGCCGCGTTGCCGCAGGCTCGTTGGCATCAGTTTGATCCGGTCAGCAACGACAGCGCTCGCCAAGCGGCGAAACTCGCCTTCGGCGCCGATCTCGCGCCGATCTATGACTTTACCAATGCGGATGTGGTCGTCGCGATTGATTCCGACTTCCTGTCGCGCGGCGGCGCCTCGGTGCGTTACTCGTATGACTTTATGTCGCGCCGCGGCGTCGAGAGCGAGAAGCAGTACCCCGGCGTTGAGCCGAATCGCCTGTACGCCATCGAAAGCACCTACACGCCGACCGGCGCCGCCGCCGACAATCGGTTGCCGCTGAGCCCGTCGCAGTCGGAGCAGTTTCTCCGCGCGTTGGCTCGCAAGCTTGAGATCGCTGGCGCCGCACCTGCCGACCTGCCGAACGGCGTCGATGCGAAGTGGCTCGATGCAGTGGCCAGCGACCTGCAGAGCAAGCGCGGCCGTTCGATCGTCATCGCCGGCGATCACCTGCCGGCCTCGGCGCATGTGCTGGCCTACGCGATCAACGCGGAGCTTGGCAATGTTGGCCCGACGTTGAGCTACATCGAGTCGATCGCCGCCGCCGGCGAAGATTCGGTCGCCTCGATGCGTGAGCTGACCGACGCCCTCAATGGCGACAAAGTTCAAGCGTTGATCGTCCTTGAGGGGAACCCCGTCTACGACGCTCCGGTCGATCTGAATTTCGCGCAAGCGATTCGCAAGACGCCGCTCGCCGTCCATCTGAGCCTGTTCGAAGACGAAACGTCGGAACTGTGCCATTGGCACATTCCAGCGGCTCACTACCTTGAGTCGTGGAGCGACGCCCGCGGCTACGACGGCACGGCGGCGATCGTGCAGCCGATGATCGCGCCGCTCTACAACGGCAAGACGGCTCACGAAGTGATTGCCGCGATTGCCGACCCGACGATCGAGTCGAGCTACAACCTGGTCCGCGCCACCTGGCAAGCAGCGCTCGGCGGCGGATTCGAAGAAGGCTGGCACAAGGCGCTGGCCGACGGCGTGATCGCCGACACCAAGTTCGAGACGAAAACGGCGACCGTTCAAGGCGATGCGGTGGCCAGCTTGCCGGCGATTCCGGCAGCTGCCGGCGACTCGACGTTCGAGCTAGTGTTGCTGCCCGATCCCACGATCGGCGACGGCCGCTACGCGAACAACGGTTGGCTGCAAGAAGCCCCGAAACCGCTCAGCAAGCTAACCTGGGACAACGCCGTCCTGATTGGCAAGACGGACGCCGACAAGCTGAATCTGAAGACCGGCGACGTCGTCCGCATCGAGTCGGGCGGCGAAAAGGTGAAGGCCCCCGTCTGCATCATGCCGGGCCACGGTTCGGGCAGTATCACCTGCCACTTCGGCTATGGCCGAACGCTGGCTGGCAAGATCGGCTCGAAGATCGGCTTCAACGCGTACAAGTTCCGTACGTCGCACGGCGGCTACATCGCCCGCGACGCGAAGCTGGTGAAGACCGGCGAGAAGATGGAACTTGCCATCACGCAGACGCACCACGAGATCGACGGCCGCAACATCGTCCACTCGACGACAGTCGAAGAGTTCAAGGCAGACCCGCAAGGGATTTTGCCCGACGCCGTTCGCGGCCCGTTCGCGTCGCTGCTTCCCCTGTGGGAAGACTACGACAAGGAAAACTTCGCTTGGGGCATGGCGATCGACCTGACCAAGTGTTCGGGCTGCAACACCTGCGTCATGGCGTGCCAGGCGGAAAACAATATTCCGATCGTCGGCAAAGAGCAGGTGCTCAACAATCGCGAGATGGCCTGGATTCGGATGGACCTCTACTACTCCGGCGACCCGGAGAATCCCGAGGCGATCCATCAGCCGATGCTTTGCCAGCATTGCGAGAAAGCGCCGTGCGAAGTCGTTTGCCCGGTCGCGGCGACGACCCACAGCGACGAAGGTCTCAACGAGATGACCTACAATCGCTGCGTCGGCACGCGGTACTGCTCGAACAACTGCCCGTACAAGGTTCGCCGTTTCAACTTCTTCCAATACTCCGACACGACGACCCCGGTGCTGCAGCTAATGCGGAACCCGGAGGTGACGGTTCGCAATCGCGGCGTGATGGAGAAGTGCACCTACTGCGTCCAGCGGATCAATCACGCTCGGATCGACGCCAAGAAGGAAGGCGTCGCTTCGGGCGAGAAGCCATCGCTCGTCGACGGTTCGCTGCAGACGGCCTGCCAGCAGGCGTGTCCGTCGCAAGCGATCGTCTTCGGCAATATTAACGACCCCGAGAGCCGCGTCGCCAAGTTGAAGCAGGACGCCCGTAATTACGGCGCCCTGTCCGAGCTTGGCGTTCGTCCTCGCACCACGTACCTGGTCCGCTTGCGGAACCCCCACCCAGCGCTCGCTTAG
- a CDS encoding c-type cytochrome: MVSRPRQLARPFLAWAPSMLALLALVGCHRDMYDQPRLEPLEKNTFFDDGRSSRPLVEGVVEYGAISPNDVFNSGKVNGQFTEELPESMELNAALLKRGEQRFNIFCSNCHGRSGDGDGMIVLRGYRKPPTYHSDRLRGMPLGYFFDVATNGFGVMPSYASQIPVKDRWAIAAYVRALQLTQYAKLDDVPEAERQQLENAQPAATQSPSAP, encoded by the coding sequence ATGGTTTCGCGACCGCGACAACTCGCACGCCCTTTCCTCGCCTGGGCGCCTTCCATGCTGGCGCTGCTCGCGCTGGTTGGGTGCCATCGCGATATGTACGACCAGCCGCGCCTTGAGCCGCTGGAAAAGAACACGTTCTTCGACGATGGTCGCTCCTCGCGCCCGCTCGTCGAAGGGGTCGTCGAGTACGGCGCCATCTCGCCGAACGACGTCTTCAACAGCGGCAAAGTCAACGGCCAGTTCACCGAAGAACTTCCCGAGTCGATGGAGCTGAACGCCGCGCTGCTCAAGCGGGGCGAGCAGCGGTTCAACATCTTCTGCAGCAACTGCCATGGCCGTTCCGGCGACGGCGACGGGATGATCGTCCTCCGTGGCTATCGCAAGCCGCCGACGTATCACAGCGATCGCCTCCGCGGGATGCCGCTTGGCTACTTCTTCGACGTCGCCACGAACGGCTTCGGCGTCATGCCGAGTTATGCCTCGCAGATTCCAGTGAAGGATCGTTGGGCGATCGCCGCTTACGTGCGAGCGCTGCAACTAACCCAATACGCCAAGCTTGACGACGTCCCCGAGGCCGAACGTCAACAACTCGAAAACGCCCAGCCAGCCGCCACCCAGTCGCCGAGCGCTCCGTGA
- a CDS encoding SCO family protein, whose protein sequence is MNRFSKNLNKLQRYGIAALATMLACTLGVAPLQGATDEELSPMLMSPDAVAIKEVQFHQRLDNQVDVDATFTNSDGEKVTIAECMDGKPTVFVLAYYRCPRLCNMVLNSVAKTLQAIDFEAGKDFNIVVVSFDATDTVEIAADKKKSVVHAFNRNGDPAGWNFLIGDQETVKAAADSVGFQYVYDKKSNEYAHASGIVILTPEGRVSRYFYGIDYPTRDVRLGLVEASQGQIGSPVDELLLLCLHYDPSNGKYGLAILNLVRAGGLLTVAAMVGFIGMSIRHDRQAAPVAKTSSETDSQSGVPPSHDN, encoded by the coding sequence ATGAATCGGTTCTCAAAGAACTTGAACAAGCTGCAGAGGTACGGCATCGCCGCTTTGGCGACCATGCTGGCCTGCACGCTAGGCGTCGCGCCGCTTCAGGGAGCGACGGATGAAGAACTGTCGCCGATGCTGATGTCGCCCGACGCGGTCGCCATCAAGGAAGTGCAGTTCCACCAGCGCCTCGACAACCAAGTCGACGTCGATGCGACGTTCACGAACTCCGACGGCGAGAAAGTCACGATCGCTGAGTGCATGGATGGTAAGCCGACTGTTTTCGTGTTGGCTTACTACCGTTGCCCGCGGTTGTGCAACATGGTCCTCAACAGCGTAGCGAAGACGCTGCAAGCGATCGACTTTGAAGCGGGCAAAGATTTCAACATCGTCGTCGTCAGCTTCGACGCGACCGACACGGTGGAAATTGCGGCCGATAAGAAGAAGTCGGTCGTGCACGCCTTCAATCGCAACGGCGATCCGGCTGGTTGGAACTTCCTCATCGGCGATCAGGAAACCGTGAAAGCGGCCGCCGATTCCGTCGGCTTCCAATACGTCTACGACAAGAAGAGCAACGAATACGCCCACGCCAGCGGAATCGTCATCCTCACGCCCGAAGGTCGCGTTTCACGCTACTTCTACGGCATCGACTACCCGACGCGCGACGTGCGGCTCGGGCTGGTCGAAGCTTCGCAGGGACAGATCGGTTCGCCAGTCGACGAGTTGCTGCTGCTTTGCCTCCACTACGATCCATCGAACGGCAAATACGGCTTGGCGATTTTAAACCTGGTCCGCGCCGGCGGATTGCTGACCGTCGCTGCGATGGTCGGCTTTATTGGCATGTCGATCCGCCACGATCGGCAGGCGGCGCCCGTTGCTAAGACGTCATCCGAAACAGATTCGCAGTCTGGCGTTCCGCCCAGCCACGATAACTAA
- a CDS encoding cytochrome c3 family protein gives MNTIARASIFGAVFILAGAGGIIWTLLRSSYATQVGVVRPQPVEFSHEHHVSGLGIDCRYCHTSVESSPFAGIPPTATCMTCHSQIWADSPKLEVVRASFRSGESIPWTRVHDLPDFAYFDHSIHVAKGVGCVSCHGRVDEMPLMWRAKTLHMQWCIECHRNPEPNIRPRDKVFSMEPLPSAPEKTDAESGVSNVAIDLMQVHQIASETHCSVCHH, from the coding sequence ATGAACACAATTGCCCGCGCCAGCATTTTTGGCGCGGTGTTCATTCTCGCTGGCGCCGGCGGAATTATATGGACCCTGCTTCGTTCGTCCTACGCGACGCAAGTCGGCGTGGTGCGACCTCAGCCAGTTGAATTCAGTCACGAGCATCACGTCTCGGGCCTGGGCATCGACTGCCGCTACTGCCACACGTCGGTCGAGTCGAGCCCGTTCGCAGGCATCCCGCCGACGGCGACTTGCATGACTTGCCACTCGCAGATTTGGGCCGACAGTCCCAAGCTGGAAGTGGTGCGAGCGAGCTTTCGCAGCGGCGAGTCGATTCCATGGACTCGCGTGCATGACTTGCCTGACTTCGCTTACTTCGATCACAGCATCCACGTCGCCAAGGGCGTGGGTTGCGTGTCGTGCCACGGTCGCGTCGATGAGATGCCGCTGATGTGGCGTGCGAAGACGTTGCATATGCAGTGGTGCATCGAGTGCCATCGCAATCCCGAGCCAAACATCCGCCCGCGAGACAAAGTATTTTCGATGGAGCCGCTCCCCTCGGCCCCGGAGAAGACCGACGCCGAATCAGGCGTTTCCAACGTCGCTATCGATCTGATGCAAGTCCATCAGATTGCCAGCGAGACGCATTGCTCCGTTTGTCACCACTAA
- the nrfD gene encoding NrfD/PsrC family molybdoenzyme membrane anchor subunit produces the protein MATSHSDQRSATAAAAEIPVLAPGHSYGSITDQISSIVLTKGMSRGWLFGLAVSFLLVQVLLVSVVYLIARGVGIWGINVPVGWGFAIIIFVWWVGIGHAGTLISAVLLLLNQSWRTSINRFAEAMTLFAVVCAGMYPLLHLGRIWLFYWLMPIPNTMGIWPQFRSPLLWDVFAVSTYMTVSFLFWYTGLIPDLATLRDRAQSKIGKYTYGMLSFGWRSSARHWRRFDAAYLLLAGIATPLVVSVHTVVGFDFAMSIIPGWHNTLFPPYFVAGAIYSGFAMVLTLAIPLRAAYGLQDFITDRHLDNMAKVMLATSLMVSYGYVMEVFFGFYSANTYEEYLTRNRMIGPYAPAFWSLILCNTLAPQLLWVRKIRLSPVLLWCIAIVANIGMWLERFVIVITSLHRDYLPSSWGMFYPTFWDWSTYIGTIGVFLFLLFLFIRFLPVISIFEMRELLHKEEEHHHE, from the coding sequence ATGGCCACATCCCATAGCGATCAACGATCGGCGACAGCCGCAGCGGCGGAAATCCCCGTTCTTGCGCCGGGCCATAGCTACGGCTCCATCACCGATCAGATCAGCTCGATCGTGCTGACCAAGGGGATGTCGCGCGGCTGGCTCTTCGGGCTGGCGGTTTCGTTCCTACTGGTCCAGGTGTTGCTGGTTAGCGTCGTTTACCTGATCGCTCGCGGCGTCGGCATTTGGGGCATCAACGTCCCGGTCGGCTGGGGTTTCGCGATCATCATCTTCGTCTGGTGGGTCGGCATCGGCCACGCCGGAACGCTGATCTCCGCGGTGTTGTTGCTGCTCAACCAGTCGTGGCGAACGAGTATCAACCGTTTCGCTGAAGCGATGACGCTGTTCGCCGTCGTCTGCGCCGGCATGTACCCGCTGCTTCACTTGGGTCGCATCTGGCTCTTCTACTGGCTGATGCCGATTCCGAACACGATGGGCATTTGGCCGCAGTTCCGCAGTCCACTGTTGTGGGACGTCTTCGCGGTTTCGACGTACATGACCGTGTCGTTCTTGTTCTGGTACACCGGTCTCATTCCCGACCTTGCGACGCTTCGTGATCGGGCTCAGAGCAAGATCGGCAAGTACACGTACGGCATGCTTTCGTTCGGCTGGCGCAGTTCAGCTCGCCATTGGCGCCGGTTCGACGCCGCCTACCTGTTGCTCGCCGGCATTGCGACGCCGCTGGTCGTCTCCGTGCATACGGTGGTCGGTTTCGACTTCGCGATGTCGATCATCCCCGGCTGGCACAACACGCTGTTCCCGCCTTACTTCGTCGCCGGCGCCATTTATTCCGGCTTCGCGATGGTGCTGACGCTCGCCATTCCGCTGCGGGCTGCCTACGGCCTGCAAGACTTCATCACCGACCGCCATCTCGACAACATGGCGAAGGTCATGCTCGCGACGAGCCTGATGGTGTCGTACGGCTACGTGATGGAAGTCTTCTTCGGCTTCTACAGTGCGAACACCTACGAAGAGTATCTGACTCGCAACCGCATGATCGGTCCTTACGCTCCGGCGTTCTGGTCGCTCATTCTGTGCAACACGCTTGCTCCGCAGTTGCTGTGGGTTCGCAAGATCCGCCTGTCCCCAGTACTGCTATGGTGCATCGCGATCGTGGCGAACATCGGCATGTGGCTCGAACGGTTCGTGATCGTTATCACGAGCCTCCACCGCGACTACCTGCCGTCGTCGTGGGGCATGTTCTATCCGACGTTCTGGGACTGGTCGACGTACATCGGCACGATCGGCGTCTTCCTGTTCTTGCTGTTCCTGTTCATCCGCTTCCTGCCGGTGATTTCGATCTTCGAAATGCGCGAGCTCCTGCATAAAGAGGAGGAGCACCACCATGAGTGA
- the odhB gene encoding 2-oxoglutarate dehydrogenase complex dihydrolipoyllysine-residue succinyltransferase gives MPIELKVPVIGESVSEIFIGQWYKGEGSTVAVDENLVELESEKATLDVPSPSAGVITKILKQAGDTAEVGEVIAYLDAVEAAPEKKAPEKAPETPAPAPAPVAEAPKPAPAPEPPKPAPTPAPALAAKAEPAKAPAPAPIATQPVNHTAKPANYSQSLQVGAGNRTEEVVSMSPVRRRIAARLLDATQNAALLTTFNEVDMTAVKELRGGLGEAFEKRHGVRLGFMSFFVKAAVDALKQCPEINAIIEGDKVVYRRYFDVGVAIGSERGLFVPVLRNAEEMTFATIEKSINDLAKRAQTGSLRVEELQGGTFTITNGGVYGSLLSTPIVNPPQSGVLGMHSIVNRPVAIDGQVVIRPMMYLALTYDHRIVDGREAVTFLRSIKEAIENPARILLEV, from the coding sequence ATGCCCATCGAATTGAAGGTCCCGGTAATCGGCGAATCGGTTTCCGAAATTTTCATCGGCCAGTGGTACAAGGGCGAAGGCTCCACGGTCGCCGTCGATGAGAACCTCGTCGAACTGGAATCGGAGAAGGCGACGCTCGACGTGCCGTCGCCGAGCGCGGGCGTCATCACGAAAATTTTGAAGCAAGCGGGCGACACCGCCGAAGTCGGCGAAGTGATCGCGTATCTGGATGCGGTCGAGGCGGCTCCTGAGAAGAAGGCCCCGGAAAAGGCTCCCGAAACTCCGGCTCCAGCGCCCGCCCCTGTCGCCGAAGCGCCAAAGCCGGCTCCCGCCCCGGAACCGCCGAAGCCTGCTCCGACCCCCGCACCCGCTCTCGCCGCGAAGGCCGAACCGGCCAAGGCCCCTGCCCCGGCGCCGATCGCCACGCAGCCAGTCAATCACACCGCCAAGCCAGCCAACTACTCGCAGTCGCTGCAAGTTGGCGCCGGCAATCGGACCGAAGAAGTCGTCTCGATGAGCCCCGTGCGTCGCCGCATCGCGGCCCGGTTGCTTGACGCGACGCAGAACGCCGCGCTGCTCACCACGTTCAACGAAGTCGACATGACGGCGGTGAAGGAGCTTCGCGGCGGGCTCGGCGAAGCGTTCGAGAAGCGGCATGGCGTTCGTCTCGGCTTCATGTCGTTTTTCGTGAAGGCGGCCGTCGACGCGCTCAAGCAATGCCCCGAGATCAACGCGATCATTGAAGGCGACAAGGTGGTTTACCGTCGCTACTTCGACGTCGGCGTGGCGATCGGCAGCGAACGCGGGCTGTTTGTGCCGGTTCTCCGCAATGCGGAAGAGATGACGTTCGCGACCATTGAGAAGTCGATCAACGATCTCGCCAAGCGGGCCCAAACGGGCAGCCTCCGCGTCGAGGAATTGCAAGGCGGGACGTTCACGATCACCAACGGCGGCGTTTACGGTTCGCTGTTGTCGACGCCGATCGTCAATCCGCCGCAGAGCGGCGTGCTTGGCATGCACTCGATCGTCAACCGCCCCGTCGCCATCGACGGCCAAGTGGTGATTCGCCCAATGATGTACCTCGCGCTCACGTACGATCACCGCATCGTCGACGGTCGCGAAGCGGTGACGTTCCTGCGCAGCATCAAGGAAGCGATCGAGAACCCAGCCCGCATTTTGCTCGAAGTTTAA